A segment of the Lycium ferocissimum isolate CSIRO_LF1 chromosome 5, AGI_CSIRO_Lferr_CH_V1, whole genome shotgun sequence genome:
GGTTTCTGataatttttagaaaaacagCTTTGTTTCCGTTGTCTCATTCACTAGTTGAAAGTTGTATGTAGACTCTCTgtgcattttccttttttttttttttgaattattttaaccACATTAGTGAAAGTTCTGTGATCATCTGAATTCTCGGTTCCAGGGTTTACCAGTTGGTGACATTAAAAATTACAGCTTGAAGTCACTTGTTCCAAGGCTGTCAGAGCTATTGGGATTCCAGGTCTGTTTCCTGTTCATCTATCCTTTTTGTCTTTTGTTTCTTCTACGGCTGTCTAAAGAGGCTAGTGTTTACCCACAGGTCATGATGGCAAATGATTGCATTGGTGCAGAAGTTGAGAATTTAGTTAATGCATTACCAGAGGGAGGAGTTCTGCTGCTGGAAAATTTGAGATTATATAAAGAAGAGATTTTCAATGATAAGAACTTTGCAAGTAAGTTGGCGTATCCTGCAGATTTGTATGTCAATGAAGCCTTTGGGACTTCGCACCGGTCATACGCTTCCACAGAAGGGGTTGCTAGTCTCTTGAAACCAGCTGTTGCTGGATTACTCATGCGAAAGgtacaattttttaaatttgagcaCCAACAAAAAAAGGGTACAAATTATGAATCGTGGACTGTACAAGAGATTTGGTAGGTTGTGACTTGTGACAAAGCATGCACTGAAAATTGATCTCAATTGTCTAGCACACAATTGAAATAGTCAATTTGGTGGTTAAAACGGTTTACGTATTTGGCTGGAAACTGTCCTACTGCCTTGTAGGTAGCTTAATTTTCTTGCTATCTTGTTGGCATAAGGAACTTGACTATTTTGTTGGAGTTCTAGAAGACCCACCGAAGCCATTCCTTGCCATTGTTGGTGGTTCAAAACTATCAACTAAGAGTCTTTTGATAAAGTCACTTATGGATAAAAAGGTCGACACTTTATTACTTGGTGGAGGCATTATCTTTACTTTGTTACGCGCCAAAGGGCGCTGTGTTGGGTCCTCACTTGTGGAAAGACACGAGCTCAACGAGGCGAAATCAATTATGGCCTACGCAAGTGCAAAAAATGTACGTCTATTGTTTCCTCTTGATGTAATGATGGCAGATAAGCATGGTGCTGAGGCCATGACCAAGGTAAAT
Coding sequences within it:
- the LOC132057664 gene encoding phosphoglycerate kinase, cytosolic-like, yielding MKKSVESLKEEDLSGKRVLVRVDMNVPMDRNGNITDDTRIRDAIPTIKYLIEHRARVILMARLGLPVGDIKNYSLKSLVPRLSELLGFQVMMANDCIGAEVENLVNALPEGGVLLLENLRLYKEEIFNDKNFASKLAYPADLYVNEAFGTSHRSYASTEGVASLLKPAVAGLLMRKELDYFVGVLEDPPKPFLAIVGGSKLSTKSLLIKSLMDKKVDTLLLGGGIIFTLLRAKGRCVGSSLVERHELNEAKSIMAYASAKNVRLLFPLDVMMADKHGAEAMTKVVRVTKIPNDDWMGLDIGPEAIKIYSETLDAAKTIFWNGPMGVYEYDKFAAGTKAIAEKLAELTEKGVTTIIAGGDSVAAVKKFGLADKMSLISTGRGASLELLKGKQLPGLVYLDAEE